In Neosynechococcus sphagnicola sy1, one DNA window encodes the following:
- the rpsF gene encoding 30S ribosomal protein S6: MSYIYETMYILRSDLGEDLIDQAIAKYQTILQENGAEILATQHRGKRRLAYEIKKQREGIYVQVNHRGSGAAIALMERAMRLSDEVIRFLTIKQEVPETPAAAETDD; this comes from the coding sequence ATGAGCTACATTTACGAAACCATGTACATCTTACGATCTGATTTGGGGGAAGACCTCATCGATCAGGCGATCGCGAAGTATCAAACCATTTTGCAAGAGAATGGTGCCGAAATTCTGGCAACCCAGCATCGAGGGAAGCGACGGTTGGCCTACGAAATTAAAAAGCAGCGGGAAGGGATCTATGTTCAGGTTAACCATCGCGGGAGTGGTGCCGCCATTGCTTTGATGGAACGGGCCATGCGCTTGAGTGATGAAGTCATCCGCTTTCTGACCATTAAGCAGGAAGTCCCAGAAACACCCGCTGCCGCTGAAACAGACGATTAA
- a CDS encoding single-stranded-DNA-specific exonuclease RecJ — protein sequence MQEGYGINQRIVEAFAQEGVKLILTVDNGIAAVQPIARARELGLAVIVTDHHDLPPELPPANAILNPKLLPVGSPFRGLAGVGVAYILAVSLAKQLGRSQGLAASLLELFTLGTIADLAPLTGVNRRWVRRGLQRLPHSQFAGVQALIQVAGLSDKTDVKPEDIGFRLGPRINAVGRIADPQIVIDLLTTDDMGVAMERAMQCEAINDQRQQLCTQIEQQAIAVITATQSNLQALRVLVIVQPHWHHGVIGIVASRLVERYGVPVFIGTYEAEDSLIRGSARSIPEFDVFAALEFAKDLLIKHGGHRAAGGFSLRAEDLEALRSRLSQFARECLQPQDLKPRIQVDVQANFSELTLDLYGQIDRLHPCGIDNPNPVFWTPNVRILKQQVLGKQNAHLKLTLREPSGMADSGSMTRQAIAWRWGEYYPLPEHLDVAYQLRQNQWQGETTIELELVGVRHPTVPGSETDSPSISLCHQQRPYRCQLIQADGKPVIQIHNPEGKTLLVELGASTGWLKAAKGDGKAVSLSQPPYQQLVDLAWAALTAELPRVEGVGVQPMEPQP from the coding sequence ATGCAAGAAGGGTACGGCATCAATCAGCGGATTGTCGAAGCCTTCGCCCAAGAGGGGGTGAAATTGATTCTGACAGTAGACAACGGGATTGCCGCAGTGCAGCCGATTGCCAGGGCAAGGGAATTGGGTTTGGCAGTGATTGTCACCGATCACCATGATCTGCCACCGGAATTGCCCCCTGCCAATGCCATCCTCAACCCCAAGCTCTTGCCTGTAGGTTCGCCGTTTCGAGGCTTGGCTGGCGTGGGAGTTGCCTACATTCTGGCGGTGTCCCTGGCGAAACAGCTAGGGCGATCGCAGGGCTTGGCCGCCTCCCTGCTGGAATTGTTTACCTTGGGAACGATCGCCGATCTAGCGCCTCTGACCGGAGTCAACCGTCGCTGGGTGAGGCGGGGGTTACAACGATTGCCGCACTCCCAATTTGCCGGGGTACAGGCGTTGATCCAGGTGGCGGGACTGAGCGACAAAACGGATGTTAAACCTGAGGATATTGGCTTTCGCCTCGGGCCTCGGATTAATGCCGTGGGTCGAATTGCGGATCCCCAGATTGTGATTGACCTGCTGACCACCGATGATATGGGGGTGGCCATGGAGCGAGCCATGCAGTGTGAAGCCATTAACGATCAGCGCCAGCAACTCTGTACCCAGATTGAACAACAGGCGATCGCCGTCATCACCGCCACCCAAAGCAATCTTCAGGCGTTACGGGTGCTGGTGATCGTGCAGCCCCATTGGCATCACGGTGTTATTGGGATTGTGGCCTCCCGCCTAGTGGAACGCTACGGTGTGCCAGTGTTTATCGGTACCTACGAGGCGGAAGACAGCCTCATCCGAGGCTCTGCCCGAAGTATTCCAGAATTTGATGTGTTTGCAGCCCTAGAGTTTGCCAAGGATCTATTGATCAAGCACGGGGGGCATCGGGCAGCGGGGGGGTTTTCCTTGCGGGCTGAGGATCTAGAGGCGTTGCGATCTCGCCTGAGCCAATTTGCCCGTGAATGCCTACAACCCCAAGATTTGAAGCCGCGAATTCAGGTTGATGTCCAGGCCAATTTCTCCGAACTAACCTTAGATCTCTATGGGCAAATTGACCGTTTACATCCCTGCGGCATAGACAACCCCAATCCTGTCTTCTGGACTCCCAATGTACGAATTCTGAAGCAACAAGTCCTAGGAAAACAGAACGCCCATCTCAAACTCACCCTCCGTGAACCCTCCGGGATGGCTGACTCAGGGAGCATGACTCGGCAGGCGATCGCCTGGCGATGGGGGGAGTACTATCCGCTGCCAGAGCACCTGGATGTCGCCTATCAACTGCGCCAGAATCAATGGCAGGGAGAGACGACCATCGAATTGGAGTTGGTCGGGGTGCGGCACCCAACAGTTCCAGGCTCTGAAACTGATTCACCATCCATCTCTTTATGCCATCAGCAGCGACCCTACCGCTGCCAACTGATCCAAGCAGATGGCAAACCGGTGATCCAGATTCACAATCCGGAGGGCAAAACCCTGCTGGTAGAACTTGGGGCATC
- the surE gene encoding 5'/3'-nucleotidase SurE — protein sequence MSANAPPVNSMKLLVTNDDGVDAPGLQALLQALGEDVMVVAPDQELSGCSHQVTTRQPLQLQQRAEQVFALSGTPVDCVRVALRHLDPALNYVLSGINQGANLGTDIYISGTVAAIREAALHGLPGIAFSQYRRGKHPIDWARATRWTRRVMADLIQLPLPPGNFWNVNFPHLEPEQPDPAVIFCPPCTRPLSVNFRVEGAQLYYVGEYAQRSRTPGADVDVCFSGAIAVSEIHL from the coding sequence GTGAGTGCCAACGCCCCGCCTGTCAACAGCATGAAATTGCTCGTCACCAATGATGATGGTGTTGATGCCCCTGGGCTCCAGGCGCTCTTGCAAGCCCTTGGCGAAGATGTGATGGTGGTGGCTCCTGATCAGGAACTTTCGGGTTGCAGCCACCAGGTCACAACCCGTCAACCCCTCCAGTTGCAGCAACGCGCTGAGCAGGTCTTTGCCCTGAGCGGCACCCCCGTTGATTGTGTCCGAGTCGCCCTCCGCCATCTCGACCCCGCCCTGAACTACGTACTGTCCGGGATCAATCAGGGTGCCAACCTGGGCACGGATATTTATATTTCAGGAACGGTGGCAGCCATCCGAGAAGCCGCCCTCCATGGCCTTCCAGGGATTGCATTTTCCCAATATCGTCGGGGCAAACACCCCATCGACTGGGCACGGGCCACCCGCTGGACTCGCCGGGTAATGGCAGACCTGATCCAGTTGCCCCTCCCCCCCGGAAACTTCTGGAATGTCAATTTCCCCCACCTAGAGCCGGAGCAACCCGATCCAGCAGTCATCTTCTGTCCCCCCTGTACCCGCCCTTTGTCCGTCAATTTTCGGGTCGAGGGAGCGCAGCTTTACTATGTGGGGGAGTATGCCCAACGCTCCCGTACCCCGGGTGCCGATGTGGATGTGTGTTTCTCCGGTGCGATCGCGGTGTCG
- a CDS encoding Tic20 family protein, with the protein MTWNGSTPSVTDRIFGAVPYLLPLMDVLIAGYEKPLLHQFPILEVALVPLMPFLQVYSQLLFNIPFAGMILFFVLYMAVVRNENLSRFVRFNVMQALLLDIILILCNLILPILA; encoded by the coding sequence ATGACTTGGAACGGCTCAACCCCATCTGTGACCGATCGAATTTTCGGAGCAGTTCCCTATCTGCTGCCGCTCATGGATGTTTTAATTGCTGGCTATGAGAAGCCATTGCTCCATCAGTTCCCCATTTTAGAGGTGGCTCTCGTCCCCTTGATGCCGTTCCTGCAAGTTTATTCCCAACTGCTTTTTAATATTCCCTTTGCCGGGATGATCCTGTTTTTTGTGCTGTACATGGCCGTGGTGCGCAATGAGAATCTGAGTCGATTTGTGCGATTTAATGTCATGCAGGCTCTACTACTGGACATCATTCTGATTCTCTGTAATCTGATCCTGCCTATTTTAGCCTAA
- a CDS encoding fumarylacetoacetate hydrolase family protein, with the protein MAQRYVRVQTATGKICYGLLQLNRTVKVWDGAPWSAGQPVSLELEPDSYQLLAPCTPSKIVAVGKNYAAHAAEMDTPIPTEPLLFLKPPTAVIALNQEIQYPPQSQQVEYEGELALVIGAQCQDCIPEQITDKIWGYTIANDITARDLQRQDSQWTRAKGFNTFCPLGPWIVRELSPGARLQTFLNQQLVQSATIDQMVFPPEVLVAYISQIMTLLPGDVVLTGTPAGVGAMQIGDRIRVEIEGIGSLENTVIPRPIPMPLPPVQPED; encoded by the coding sequence ATGGCACAGCGCTATGTTCGTGTCCAAACGGCAACAGGCAAGATTTGCTACGGTCTGTTGCAATTGAATCGCACCGTCAAAGTGTGGGATGGCGCTCCCTGGTCGGCAGGTCAGCCAGTTTCCCTGGAATTAGAGCCAGACAGTTATCAACTCTTAGCTCCCTGTACCCCCTCTAAAATTGTTGCCGTGGGCAAAAACTATGCTGCCCATGCTGCGGAAATGGATACGCCGATTCCGACGGAGCCGCTCCTGTTTCTCAAGCCTCCCACCGCCGTGATTGCACTGAACCAAGAGATCCAATATCCACCCCAGTCTCAGCAGGTTGAATACGAAGGGGAACTGGCACTGGTGATCGGTGCTCAATGCCAAGACTGTATCCCGGAGCAGATCACCGACAAGATTTGGGGATATACAATTGCCAATGACATCACCGCTCGGGACTTACAGCGTCAGGATAGTCAGTGGACACGAGCCAAAGGTTTCAATACCTTCTGCCCCCTAGGACCATGGATTGTGCGGGAACTCAGCCCCGGTGCCCGCCTCCAGACTTTTTTAAATCAGCAACTGGTGCAATCAGCCACCATTGATCAGATGGTATTCCCCCCCGAGGTACTCGTTGCCTATATCAGCCAGATCATGACGCTGTTACCAGGAGATGTGGTGTTGACTGGAACGCCTGCGGGAGTAGGAGCGATGCAAATTGGCGATCGCATCCGGGTGGAAATCGAGGGCATCGGCTCCCTGGAAAACACCGTGATCCCCAGACCGATCCCCATGCCCCTCCCCCCTGTCCAGCCAGAGGATTAA
- the cax gene encoding calcium/proton exchanger yields the protein MTKNIVPLVLLAFVPVSIAANLLQWGELAIFLTAAISIVTLSLWLSTATEKVAVVTGPSLGGLVNALFGNATELIIAFMALRKGLVDIVEASITGSILSALLLLLGMAMLTGGLRYKEQTFKPIMAKVNGSSMTLAVIAVALPTMVINTSNIVDAAAIRYISISVSAILIIVYGLTLLFSLKTHSYLYDVGLVDEGMEANNFGSDHDVPLQRWSKLWGWMLVLLVSTIAVAFESDLFVNVIESEIQELGLTSLFTGVILLPLISDVAGYVTVVRLSLKNQMDLTVSTATGDSLLIALFVAPVLVLVGQAMGQPIDLNFNPFEVIALAIAVTVTNLISFGGRSNWLDGTLLLATYLVLGIAFYFHPA from the coding sequence ATGACCAAAAACATTGTTCCCCTGGTTCTTTTGGCCTTTGTCCCGGTTTCAATCGCCGCTAATCTTTTGCAGTGGGGAGAACTGGCGATCTTCCTCACCGCTGCAATTTCCATCGTCACCCTATCCCTGTGGTTGAGTACTGCTACCGAGAAAGTAGCGGTGGTCACTGGGCCTTCTCTGGGAGGCTTGGTGAATGCCCTATTTGGCAATGCCACGGAACTGATCATTGCCTTTATGGCGCTGCGGAAAGGATTGGTGGATATTGTGGAAGCCAGTATTACGGGGAGTATTCTCAGTGCCCTGCTGTTGCTGCTGGGCATGGCAATGTTGACGGGAGGACTGCGCTATAAGGAACAAACCTTTAAGCCAATTATGGCTAAGGTGAATGGCTCCTCAATGACCTTAGCCGTGATTGCAGTCGCCCTGCCCACCATGGTGATCAACACCTCCAATATTGTGGATGCAGCAGCCATTCGTTATATCTCGATCTCGGTGTCGGCGATTCTGATTATTGTCTATGGATTAACGTTGCTGTTCTCCCTCAAGACCCATAGCTATCTCTATGATGTGGGTCTCGTCGATGAAGGCATGGAGGCCAATAACTTCGGCTCAGATCACGATGTGCCCCTCCAGCGTTGGTCAAAGTTATGGGGATGGATGCTCGTCTTATTAGTTTCCACGATCGCTGTTGCCTTTGAATCCGACTTGTTTGTCAATGTGATTGAGTCCGAAATCCAGGAGCTAGGGCTGACCTCCCTGTTTACAGGGGTGATTCTGCTGCCGCTGATCAGTGATGTTGCTGGTTATGTCACCGTTGTGCGGCTGTCGCTGAAAAATCAGATGGATTTAACCGTCTCCACCGCAACCGGGGATAGTTTATTGATTGCCCTATTTGTGGCTCCGGTTTTAGTGCTGGTGGGTCAGGCGATGGGTCAACCGATTGATCTAAATTTTAATCCCTTTGAAGTCATTGCCTTGGCGATCGCGGTTACCGTCACCAACCTGATTAGCTTTGGCGGGCGGTCTAACTGGCTGGATGGCACCTTATTACTGGCAACCTATCTGGTGTTAGGGATTGCCTTTTACTTTCACCCCGCGTAA